CACGCTCATAATGCTGCACACCCATGACGCCCTGGCTCTGCAACATCTCTTGTCCATTTTCCTCAAACACCTCGCCCCACGCTAGATCAGGCAGATCAATGGTGATAGGCGTAGCAGGCGCAGACTGGAATCCGAGCTGCCCGTTCCAGGTCATATTCTGGATAGCCAGCAGGGTTCCATTGGTGAGGATGATCATGTCATAGTCGCCGTTGCTGACCAAAACGCGGTTCGTTCCCTCAATAACCTGAGGCAGGACGTGTTCGATCGGGTTGGCGGACAAGTCTCCCTCTTGCTCCGGGCCGGCGTCGCCGCCAACGTAGACGTTCTCGCTGGAACAACCTGACCAAGTGACGTCCAGGGGGGCGTGCATGGCACGTTTGACGTCCGGGCGGTCGAAGTACACCGTCGCACCGGCGGGCTGGTAGTTGAATGCTGTGGGCATGGCGAGAACGTCCCAGGCGAGCGGGCACATGAGGTTGATCTCGTAGATGTCGAAGCAGGAGTTGGCGACCAGGGCTTCGTTGCTGATCAGGTCGAAGACGTCGCAGTCGGCGTCGCTGGTGTAGTTGAAGGATTTCTGGGGTTGCACACCGGCGGGAGGGAAGACGAGGTACTCGTCTAGGTAATCCTTGTAACCGCATGAGTCGTGGAGTTTCTCCAGTTCCGACATGAAGCTGgagttgaagttgaagaggtTGGCATTTTGCTGGACGAAGGGCACGGCGGGCACTTCTTCCTGGATGTAGTCGTGTTGGCCGATACAGGGGTCGTATACAAGGGCACCTATTTTTAATCATTAGTCTAAATTCGAAAATAAGTTCTTGGGAACGCGAAAGTAAATATTCACCTTTGAGGTCATAGTGCTCCGTGTCGTTCCGGTCCAACATAGCAGCGGAGATGTACGGAACATAACGCCCAGCGTAACTTTCACCAGTAACGTAAATcttgaagttcttgatgCCAAAGAGCTCCTGGAAATTCTTGAAGAATCTCACAAAGTCCTCGGCAGTCTCTTCCTGGGTTGTGGCATTCGGCTTGCCGATCGCGAAACCTGTACCAACTGGCTGCTCGACCCTGTCGCAAGAAATATTAGACCACCAGTGAGAGAGATTTATGGAGCGCAAACATACCAAAGCACATTAGTCAAGTTCACCCACGAGTACGGATTCTCAACAGGCGCAAACGTGCCAGGCTGCCATGTAAACCGGCCGTTTTCCTGGAAGAAACCCTCGAGAGAGCTACATCCCGGTCCACCGTTGAGCCAGATTGTGATCTCGTCAACGGGGTCGCCAAGTGTAGgctggaagacgaagaaaagagcCCTAGACTTGTCGTCCTTGTCGATAGGAACCAATCCCGAGTACATCTCGCCGACATCAAAGGGGACATCTGGGAGGTGGTCGACTCTGTAGGCTATTGGCAACCAAGCATGTCTGTTAGCTATGTTGCGACAGGGTTTATTTCGAACCCACATTTTGTTTTATTGGTTAGGAACCGGAAGTCGTCAAGCGGCGTCTTGAACGACGACTTCTGCTGTTCTGCAGCTCGCTTGGCCAAATTCAAAGAGTCGCGGGCCTTTTGGCCGAACCGGCCATGTTTGGCAGCAGATACATTGTCCGTGCACAGGGCAGCGGCTAAGATAGCTGTTGACACGATGCTTTTGAACAGCATTTTTACGATGCGTGATTAAATCAGAGAAAGGCTTTTCCCGTCGGGGTGCGGGGGCCTTTATAGACAATGGAACGGGATGAGCCCACGGCCTGCATGACGGTAGAGGATGCTCAAGCATAGCTAGCACGATCCCAGATACGGAGGTATTCTACCAGCTTGTGGGCCGCTCCATGGAACTGTTCAATCAACGAGGAGACGGATGCGGAGTCAATAAGTCGCGGAACTCTCTTATCGCAGATGGCTCCAAGTGATGCAACAAAGAGCTGAGGGGAACCACCTGGGTGGCCAATAACAAAGCAAGCAGGAGCGGGAATGAACAAGCCCTGGAGTATGGGGACCCAAATCGAAAGCTTGACTGCTAGGCTACTTAATTTCCCATTTACTTCCGGCACAGGCCGGATTAGCGGTTTCTCTGTAGACACGCGATGGAGCACTTGGCGGCGCTGTCCGACGGTGATAAGCCATATTAAATTGGCTTGCATATCTTTTATTCCCCGCGGGTATGCGATTGGACTAGTTTCAGGTTAGCCCCGGCCCACTATGGTTGGAATGGAGGCAAAGATAGCGATTTTTGAAGCTGCCAATAGAGACGCACGAAGAGTCATTACTGTCTGTTAATTTAGGCGTAACAGAACCTCTCTTCTCTAGACTAATATACTTATGCGGTAATGAGTTTTGACGCCAATTAGTACAGCATAATGGCATTGGCAATAACGGTCAATATATTGAGATAGGCATGGTAGACCCATATAAGTTCGGCACTACTATTACCAAATTGGGTATGGATTTACAAAACCCTCAGTATCCCCCGCCTGGCCAGTATCCGAGGGCCGACAGGATGATACATAAGGAAGAATAGATATCCGACGTTTCTAATCAATCAAATGTGAAAATATGCAAGTATTATGAAACTCGCTGTAAAACTACATCAAAAGGCTCATCGCGGAACTTCTCTTCGACTTCTTGCCCTCAATGTCCAACCCCATTAATCGACGCACCGCCATCTGCGCCCCTCTCACTCCATAATCCATGGAAACCACGACCTCGTCCGGTATATCCACAAATTGTCCAATAAGTGCCATGTTCTCCATTCCCTCCGGAACCACTTGTGGTCGATCCCCACATCCCCGGGGTAGTAATGTCGCGGTCATCCGGGGGACGACACACGGGATCGTGATGGAATTCTTTAATATCGTCTCGACGGGAAACTCCAAATGATGAAGGATTTCCGTCATGATCTCCTCTCCAGAACAGGCCAGCATCGGCTTCTTGATATAGTCGCCCTCCGCCTCGGGACAAAGCGCATAGCCCCACAGAACTTGCACGTCGCCTGGTTGATCTGGGAATAGGGGCTGTTGCGGGATATTCAGGCTGATAATCCAGCTACTATCTTTCAAAGTCACGAACGAAGCTGTACCGGGCTGGTTGTCTGTTAATTTACAGAATCTGTTGAAGAATTCGGGATCCTTCAGTGTGACAGTGAACGATTCTAAGCGGGACTCTGGCATGCGTGTGCAGAAATTATATGCGTTGCCGAATTTGGGGCTCTTCGTCGATAGCTCGAGCCATAGGAGCCAGTTTTCGTCAAGGTCTTTATCAATCTCCATGAGCTCTAATGAGGGCGGTTCGGTGTTGCTACCCATCGTCGTCCCGGACATGACAGAGCCGACTGAAACAATGACGATGTCATCTTGTCCCAGCACTATCTTGTGGTCGGGCTCGTCCTCTCTGTGCGCGCAAATAGCTGATACGCGGTTCTCATTTTTGGGGTCCATAACGATATCGGAGACGATGGTATTGAACTGAAAGTCAACACCTTGAGATGTTAGGAAATGCGCGACGGGCGCAATAATGGCCTCATGGCGATTATAGCGTCCGCAGTCAAGAACGCGCGGGAAGTTaagatcatgaacatcatgCATGAAGCAGGCGACATATCTGCGTAATTCCGCAGCGCTGTGCCAGGGCTGGAAGCCGAACCTGGTAAAAGATTAGTCTTCAGATGGACTACATTGGTGACTATGTTTGCTCACGTTGTGGCCAGTGTCAGCCAGTAATTACTTCTGAAGAAGCTCTCATTAAAGTGGTCTTTGATCCGTGTTCTCCCTAGAGCCTTTTCGGCTTTGGAGACCATCACGAAAAGCTCGATGCGGTCTCGGAGCCCCAGGTTGATTTTGTGAGGATCAATACGCCCTAAGCCATGGGATCTCCGGGTGAGGAGGCGTGTGTGGGAGGTCCAATTCAGAGCGTGGCTCCCAAACTCTACAATATCGTCTCGAGCAGTCTTGCCTTTTCGCGTCCTGGAGGGAACCACTGAGAGCAATTCTTCCATGGCCGAGCCGTTGAACGGAGGCATCCCTCCTGCCCGATAATTGTACCCATTCACTGGGTCTCCTTCGCTAATCGTACCTCCCCCTGCCACAGCGAGCTTCTCTAGGATATGAATCTTTTCAGGGGGCACATTGGCTTCCTGAATCAAATGCACGGCAGCTGTGAGCGAGGCAAGGCCGCTTCCGAGGATCCAGACATCAAGCTTATCAGGCGGGCGACGACCCCGTCCGGTGTTCTGTGTTAGTGAAGATCTTGATGATTTGCGACTCggcatgatgatgatgattagTGAGAGATACGGGCAGAAGGGAGAGCGTCTGCTTTAGCTTAAAGAGGGGATTGAAACAGTCAACGAAGCAGTGGCTTAATTTGGCTTTATTGAAGGGATTCTAGGCGCACAGTGGCAATGAGAATCCTCTGATGTCAGAGGgcccttttgtttttttacCGTCAATAAGGCTTCGGCGAAAATTCAGAACCGTGGGACGAGCAGCTCAAGGACTGGAGCCTGGAGTGATTCGCTTGAAGTCAGAGTCTGGATCGCTTCCGCTATGACGCCACGACAGCCACCTTTTCTAGTTGAATGGAAGCAAAGAAGCACCAGGATTCTTCACGCGGAGTTTTTCTAACCTTAAACTTTCAAGGATTTGTTGACCCAGTGGGAATGTAATGCCAGGAACGCTTTCGATAAAAAATAAGTCTAAgtatatactagtagaatCTCACCCCGAGAGGAATAAAGGACCGACATATTCCTTGGTCCACTTAATCCACGAACGGCCTTACTTTCCTGCCTTTCACCAATTTGTCATAATAATCTTGGACTGTCTTGcgcccttttccttcaaaATACTTGGGGCCGAGGTCGGCTGTCTCGAATCCCTTGGGATAATACTTCTCCCCTTCATCTCCCGGGAGTGGTAGTCCTACCAACCGACTAAACCACGCTGATAGACCCCAGCGGTTCGACAGGGTCGGCTTAACGTAGTAAGGGGCACCGCTCCAGGTACGCACATAGTGGCGACCATGCTCATTGGGATCCTCGGAAAATACATCCAGTCGGAGGAAGTTCGGCCGCGGGAGAGATAGATATCGAAGGTAGAACCTTCGAATGGCTActagagagaagaagattgcaTAGTATAGCCGAGCAGGGGCGTCGTACCTAACTCGTTAGCATCTCGCTACTATATCTCGCAGAGCACGCGACTCACATCATTGCCACCCGTAGTCTTTCATCCATCATGCAAGAGGCAAAATTAACACCGACACCCTTCAGCCACGCCGGCAACACATAGACCAGAACGTCCATAGTCTTATCAGCGACGGCTTTGTTTTCCGGACTGGGCTTCATATACTGCTCCTCGTATTGGTGGCTCCATTCCGTCATCTCTTCAAGGAAATGTAATCCGTCTCTGAATCCCGTCTTCGCAGATGGCAACTCCGCGAAGTCAATCTCAAGTGCTTCTCCTAAGTTTTTCCAATACGTGCCGATAGCACATTTCTCGAGTTCGCTCATGGAGCGCCATTCGAACATCTCCGTGAAGCGGATCGGCTCGGTCGCAAACAGACTCAGGGTATAGAGCATGTCGGAGTTGAGAATGCTACCGCTAGTCCGATAGCCGGTGTGCAGGAACTTTGTTCGCGCGATGGCAGTTAGGGCACGGTCGGAGGTTGGCTCAAAGGACATGAACTGGCCGATGAGTGCACCGGTATCGGCGTAGCGCTTGAACGAGGTGGCTGGGTCGGAGAATTGGGAAGTCTTGAGTAACAGCTTGGAGATCGTGGGGATGCCATATGTCTGGTCATCCAGTTAGTGTATGCCTTTGTCGCGTTGGGTAGTACTTACCCTGAAGAGCGCAAACTGTAGAGCCTTCAGTGATATCGTAGGGAACTCCAGTTGGAGAACCTGTTTTTGAATAGCCCAGGCATCATGATCGGTCATGTAGGCCATCCCTTGACGGGTTGAGTATTGGCGATACTGGCGATGTAATCTCCGTAGCCTCTGAAACCGTAAACAAGCCACCAGGATAAGATATGTTGCGACAGCGCCGGCCGAAGTGGCAACGCGGCGTCTAGGATTCGACCATAGTATTTCCAACACCCTTCTGAATGGGACACGTTCGGATAATCCGATTATACGAGAAATGGGGTCTTTCATGGTGAATGTCGATCTGTTCGGACAATACTATTTGACAGCACCTCAGATTCATGAGATAACACGAGAATGTCCTCTTTATACTCCCCATCCGCACCCTCCATCTTGCAGCTCCAATAAGATGAGCATATTACCAATTCCCCGGATGCGAGTCACTCTCTGTCAGGCCACCTTTTCGCAGTGAAGGCGCAATGAGATGGTGTAGCAGTATCAATCATATGCAAAGTATGCTCACTGAGAGCGGACCGAGGAAGTGGAGTGCGGGGAGGTTTTTGTCGATCAGCCGTGGAGGCCACGAACGATAGAGACACGAACAGTTAAACGGCGCTCTTAGTACCCGTATCTCCGTGAGGGTTAGCAAATCATCATATTGATATTTGTCGGATGGACAAAACCGACATCGTACGAGTAGTCGATCAGTGAGATCTGAGCATTAATTTGGCCGGGGTCTGATGGATCTACCATTAAAAAGCCGAAAGCCTATCAGTCAAGCGCATAGCATTCGGCATATGCACGTATGTCTGTCTTCTGACTGGCTCTAAGCCGCACAAGCAGAGTTTGTGCTTCATGGCTAATGCCTAGAGTGCAGGGTCTGGAAATTAGAACCCTCGGCTATACAACGTCCAGACGCTAGTGATTGACCTATTCGACATTTCCATGATAACACATTCGAGTAGACACCACTAGCAACGTATCGAATACGATCGGATATACCACTATGAGGTACTTATCAGGCCGAGGCCAGAAGCCGAGCGTGTTTCACAAACTGCTCGGCCATGAATTACTCACCGAGTCCAGAACGTCATACTCTCACGAGACAACCAAGATTACACTTTTCCAATGTGTCTGTTGACCTGGTCGTGTCACCCGGAGACTCGTGGTAATGTCCTTGGAAGCTTCTCCATATGTTCTAGCAACGTAACTAATCTATGGTTGCGATTCAGGTGTATGTCTCTCAACTGAGTTAAATACTCGACAAACATCAAGGAAGTCCGCTATTGTATACATGTTTAGCAACTTTGTTGATACAGGTATATACGCGCGAGACCTTTAGATTCTCTCGGTTGTATAGGGCGTTACGGGTTAATGTGATAATAGGCATTGGTACCGAGCAAGATTTCCAGAATACAAAGTCAGCCCAAGCTTCTTCCCCAAAAATAATCATAACTCCAGCTATCCAGCTTATGTCACACTGAGGAGCAGACAGGCCTtccaatatatcttttctttcagtCTGGACTTCTAACATTATTGATGCATTCCCCGCCTAATCGAAGGGCGCAGTTATAATCACTATGTAGATCAGTGTCTACGGATAGGTAGCATCCCAACCAACACCACTAAAGTCAACATTCGACATATCTTCGGCAAACTTTTTCTCATCTGCTAGTGTCGCTTGTATCCCCGATGTCAAGGACGAACTCCCAACCTGTGGCCAGAGCACTTCACGATCATCAATATCCCGGCTGATAGTCGTCTCGACCCTGATACACCCCCCTGCCATCTCTGCTCTACGGTCACGCACCTCAGCAGCTGAAGCTGGGTAGGCTTGTGATCGCACCTCGGAGCGACCATCCTGGGAGAAGTTCGTGCAGTGCTTTTGAAATGGCCAAGACTCAACCTGTGTACATTCCGTTGTCTTCAAGCGACTTATGGCGTGGCGGTAGATTCTCCAGCAGGTATCGGTACAACGCTTCAATAGAGGAGGCAATAGAACGACTGAGGCGCAGACAATTGCGATATCGATTTCGAGGAGCGTCCATATTCGTTCCCTTGTGCCGCTTGCTGGGGTATATTAGCCTAGATCTGGACGAGA
This window of the Aspergillus flavus chromosome 8, complete sequence genome carries:
- a CDS encoding serine carboxypeptidase (serine-type carboxypeptidase F), which translates into the protein MLFKSIVSTAILAAALCTDNVSAAKHGRFGQKARDSLNLAKRAAEQQKSSFKTPLDDFRFLTNKTKSYRVDHLPDVPFDVGEMYSGLVPIDKDDKSRALFFVFQPTLGDPVDEITIWLNGGPGCSSLEGFFQENGRFTWQPGTFAPVENPYSWVNLTNVLWVEQPVGTGFAIGKPNATTQEETAEDFVRFFKNFQELFGIKNFKIYVTGESYAGRYVPYISAAMLDRNDTEHYDLKGALVYDPCIGQHDYIQEEVPAVPFVQQNANLFNFNSSFMSELEKLHDSCGYKDYLDEYLVFPPAGVQPQKSFNYTSDADCDVFDLISNEALVANSCFDIYEINLMCPLAWDVLAMPTAFNYQPAGATVYFDRPDVKRAMHAPLDVTWSGCSSENVYVGGDAGPEQEGDLSANPIEHVLPQVIEGTNRVLVSNGDYDMIILTNGTLLAIQNMTWNGQLGFQSAPATPITIDLPDLAWGEVFEENGQEMLQSQGVMGVQHYERGLMWAETYQSGHMQPQYQPRVSYRHLQWLLGRVDKL
- a CDS encoding myosin-crossreactive antigen, whose translation is MPSRKSSRSSLTQNTGRGRRPPDKLDVWILGSGLASLTAAVHLIQEANVPPEKIHILEKLAVAGGGTISEGDPVNGYNYRAGGMPPFNGSAMEELLSVVPSRTRKGKTARDDIVEFGSHALNWTSHTRLLTRRSHGLGRIDPHKINLGLRDRIELFVMVSKAEKALGRTRIKDHFNESFFRSNYWLTLATTFGFQPWHSAAELRRYVACFMHDVHDLNFPRVLDCGRYNRHEAIIAPVAHFLTSQGVDFQFNTIVSDIVMDPKNENRVSAICAHREDEPDHKIVLGQDDIVIVSVGSVMSGTTMGSNTEPPSLELMEIDKDLDENWLLWLELSTKSPKFGNAYNFCTRMPESRLESFTVTLKDPEFFNRFCKLTDNQPGTASFVTLKDSSWIISLNIPQQPLFPDQPGDVQVLWGYALCPEAEGDYIKKPMLACSGEEIMTEILHHLEFPVETILKNSITIPCVVPRMTATLLPRGCGDRPQVVPEGMENMALIGQFVDIPDEVVVSMDYGVRGAQMAVRRLMGLDIEGKKSKRSSAMSLLM